One genomic region from Aminivibrio pyruvatiphilus encodes:
- a CDS encoding molybdopterin-guanine dinucleotide biosynthesis protein B, translating into MPLLIAVSGFKDGGKTTLALALLREILSAGLSAGFVKHTEKNVLSPEETDTGRASALGVSSLYWGGDGAVLEAGAGEISREKILEFFPGKDVVIVEGAKYIPLPRIWAGSPEELPPDVKGVFAFFDRTGAGGDGSRIFVPGTEKQLAARIIEMYEKAEGDQPASLYVQGKQIPLKAFVSGMIAGCLAGLVLPLKGVNSLKGGAEIYLKRRK; encoded by the coding sequence ATGCCGCTTCTGATCGCTGTTTCCGGTTTTAAGGACGGGGGAAAGACCACCCTTGCCCTTGCGCTGCTGCGGGAAATTCTTTCCGCCGGTTTGAGCGCCGGTTTTGTGAAACATACCGAGAAAAACGTCCTTTCCCCGGAGGAGACCGATACGGGCAGGGCTTCCGCTCTGGGAGTTTCCTCACTGTACTGGGGCGGGGACGGTGCCGTCCTTGAAGCGGGTGCCGGAGAAATCTCCAGGGAGAAGATACTGGAGTTCTTTCCCGGCAAGGACGTCGTGATCGTGGAGGGGGCCAAATACATCCCCCTCCCCAGGATCTGGGCGGGTTCCCCGGAAGAACTGCCGCCCGACGTGAAAGGCGTGTTCGCCTTTTTCGACCGCACCGGCGCGGGCGGTGACGGAAGCCGCATTTTCGTGCCGGGAACGGAGAAGCAGCTCGCGGCGAGGATTATCGAAATGTACGAAAAAGCCGAGGGAGACCAGCCTGCCTCCCTGTACGTGCAGGGAAAGCAGATCCCCCTGAAAGCCTTTGTTTCGGGGATGATCGCAGGATGTCTCGCCGGGCTCGTCCTTCCCCTGAAGGGAGTGAACTCGCTGAAAGGAGGGGCTGAAATCTACCTGAAACGGCGGAAATAA
- a CDS encoding sodium-translocating pyrophosphatase → MDFLLLLIVGITGIAALAFAFISYVRIDMFRVDNERVSELSHIIHRGAMAFLYREYKWLLPFLLIVGVLLWIKIGGAAGFSFIIGGLCSAAAGYAGMVVATKSNGKTAFAATRGMNEALTMAFKGGSVMGMSVVGIGVLGILFCYALFEDPTLITSFGMGASSIALFARVGGGIYTKAADVGADLVGKVEAGIPEDDPRNPAVIADNVGDNVGDIAGMGADLFESYVNSIIAAMAIGLAVFGSKGVVFPLVLAAVGILSAIAGTTFVKVKDGGSASVALRTGTFVTGGIMIGGAFLVTLAMFREFALFWSVVSGVGVGVLIGFVTEIYTSGDYASVKHIAESSKTGPATVILAGMAVGMKSTVIPVLLICAATLISYYFSGLYGIACAAVGMLSITGMALSVDAYGPIADNAGGIAEMSHLPKEVRKITDKLDAIGNTTAAMGKGLAIGSAALTALALFAAYAHSVKLTAIDLNDPKVMVGLFLGGMLPFLFSSMSIQAVGRAAEAMIDEVRRQFKEIPGIMEGTGKPEYEKCVDISTAAALKEMIIPGLLAVLSPVVVGFVLGAQALGGLLGGSIVTGVMLAIFMSNAGGAWDNAKKYIEEGNFGGKGTPEHAAAVVGDTVGDPFKDTAGPSLNILIKLMSVVALVLAPLFV, encoded by the coding sequence ATGGACTTTTTGTTGTTGTTGATCGTCGGCATCACGGGAATCGCCGCCCTTGCTTTCGCCTTCATTTCCTATGTGCGCATCGACATGTTCAGGGTTGATAACGAAAGGGTCTCCGAGCTTTCACACATTATTCACAGGGGGGCAATGGCCTTCCTGTACAGGGAATACAAATGGCTTCTTCCCTTCCTGCTTATCGTGGGAGTGCTGCTCTGGATCAAGATCGGCGGAGCGGCCGGATTCTCCTTCATCATCGGCGGACTCTGCAGCGCCGCGGCCGGCTACGCAGGCATGGTGGTCGCCACCAAGTCCAACGGCAAGACGGCCTTCGCCGCCACCAGGGGCATGAACGAGGCCCTCACCATGGCCTTCAAGGGAGGCAGCGTCATGGGCATGTCCGTGGTGGGCATCGGCGTCCTGGGCATCCTGTTCTGCTACGCCCTCTTCGAAGATCCCACGCTCATCACCAGCTTCGGCATGGGAGCCAGCTCCATCGCTCTCTTCGCCCGTGTGGGCGGCGGAATCTACACCAAGGCCGCCGACGTGGGAGCCGACCTGGTGGGCAAAGTCGAGGCGGGCATCCCCGAGGACGACCCCCGGAATCCTGCGGTCATCGCCGACAACGTGGGCGACAACGTGGGCGACATCGCCGGAATGGGCGCCGACCTGTTCGAGTCCTACGTGAACTCCATCATCGCCGCCATGGCCATCGGCCTGGCCGTGTTCGGATCGAAGGGCGTGGTCTTTCCCCTCGTCCTGGCCGCCGTGGGCATTCTCTCCGCCATCGCCGGAACCACCTTCGTCAAGGTGAAGGACGGCGGAAGCGCTTCCGTGGCCCTCCGGACCGGAACCTTCGTCACGGGCGGCATCATGATCGGCGGCGCCTTCCTCGTCACCCTCGCCATGTTCAGGGAATTCGCCCTCTTCTGGTCCGTCGTCTCGGGTGTGGGCGTGGGCGTGCTCATCGGCTTCGTCACCGAGATCTATACCTCCGGCGACTACGCCTCCGTGAAGCACATCGCCGAGTCCTCCAAGACGGGCCCCGCAACGGTCATCCTCGCCGGCATGGCGGTGGGCATGAAGTCCACCGTGATTCCGGTGCTCCTCATCTGTGCCGCCACGCTTATCAGCTACTACTTCAGCGGCCTCTACGGCATCGCCTGCGCCGCCGTGGGCATGCTCTCCATCACCGGGATGGCCCTGAGCGTTGACGCCTACGGGCCCATCGCCGACAACGCGGGCGGCATCGCCGAGATGAGCCACCTGCCCAAGGAAGTCCGCAAGATCACCGACAAGCTTGACGCCATCGGCAACACCACCGCCGCCATGGGCAAGGGACTTGCCATCGGCTCGGCCGCCCTCACGGCCCTCGCCCTGTTCGCCGCCTACGCCCATTCGGTGAAGCTCACCGCCATCGACCTCAACGACCCGAAGGTCATGGTGGGTCTCTTCCTCGGCGGAATGCTTCCCTTCCTGTTCAGCTCCATGTCCATCCAGGCCGTGGGCCGTGCGGCGGAAGCCATGATCGACGAAGTGCGCCGCCAGTTCAAGGAAATCCCCGGAATCATGGAGGGCACCGGCAAGCCCGAGTATGAGAAGTGCGTGGACATTTCCACTGCAGCGGCCCTGAAGGAAATGATCATCCCCGGCCTGCTCGCCGTCCTCTCTCCCGTGGTGGTAGGCTTCGTTCTCGGCGCCCAGGCCCTCGGCGGGCTTCTCGGCGGCTCCATCGTCACCGGCGTGATGCTGGCCATCTTTATGTCCAACGCAGGCGGCGCATGGGATAACGCCAAGAAGTACATCGAGGAAGGCAACTTCGGCGGCAAGGGTACCCCCGAGCATGCCGCGGCAGTGGTGGGCGATACGGTGGGCGACCCCTTCAAGGACACCGCCGGCCCCAGCCTGAACATCCTCATCAAGCTTATGTCAGTCGTAGCCCTTGTTCTCGCGCCCCTTTTCGTATAA
- the dnaG gene encoding DNA primase, translating into MQSDDVRIIKERLDIVEVIGDHVRLKKAGANFIGLCPFHEEKTPSFTVSPSRQTFHCFGCGQGGDIFTFVMEKESLGFREALEVLASRAGVTLSAARGGEKRDRSLSDIMEMACSHYRNLLRGPEGEAARAYLGRRNLPPETWESFELGWAPSSWDSLWNSLFRQGVQPKEALDAGLVLEGKGGLYDRFRGRVIFPVRDIAGRLLAFGGRLIDGEGAKYINSPEGTLYSKRKNLYLLHRAKEAARASGRLILVEGYMDAIRLHLGGFGETAASLGTALTEDQAALIRRLADRCCICYDSDLAGQEAAMRGMYVLQKAGLDVRVVELPSGKDPDDLLSLPEGKDLFGKALESARPLILHHVYLRGEMLRSPDKRRKATDEILSGLGSLSPVDVAPYLPRVASAMGIFPHELSGLLEDYRKKGGNREPSAPAKEKPAPSGKEDEGNEVEAAVCALLWKDDHIRRTADEMKILSLLEDERFQTVAAALLSAPSREDVESRWHSLGETFPLRAIARGGEWCEGLGEARAAWDVVLDILARRKARREYEHIREKLSRGEAGREDLLRFQEVALILKSSPREKGK; encoded by the coding sequence GTGCAGTCAGACGACGTCCGCATTATCAAGGAACGACTCGATATCGTGGAAGTGATAGGGGATCATGTCCGGCTGAAGAAAGCCGGGGCGAATTTCATCGGCCTCTGCCCCTTTCACGAGGAGAAGACCCCGTCCTTCACAGTCTCCCCCTCCCGGCAGACCTTCCACTGCTTCGGCTGCGGCCAGGGGGGCGATATCTTCACCTTCGTCATGGAGAAAGAGAGCCTCGGCTTCAGGGAAGCCCTGGAGGTCCTTGCCTCGAGGGCGGGAGTAACTCTTTCCGCCGCCAGGGGAGGGGAGAAAAGGGACCGGAGCCTCTCGGACATCATGGAGATGGCCTGCTCCCATTACCGGAACCTTCTCCGGGGCCCTGAGGGTGAGGCCGCCCGGGCCTACCTTGGAAGGAGAAACCTGCCCCCTGAAACCTGGGAGAGCTTTGAGCTCGGGTGGGCGCCCTCATCATGGGACTCCCTCTGGAACAGCCTGTTCCGGCAGGGCGTACAGCCGAAGGAGGCCCTGGACGCGGGACTCGTCCTGGAAGGGAAGGGGGGGCTCTACGACCGGTTCCGGGGCAGGGTGATCTTTCCGGTGAGGGATATTGCCGGACGGCTCCTCGCCTTCGGAGGACGGCTCATCGACGGCGAAGGGGCCAAGTACATCAACAGCCCGGAGGGAACCCTCTACAGCAAGAGGAAAAACCTCTACCTCCTGCACCGTGCGAAGGAAGCTGCCCGGGCCTCGGGCCGCCTGATCCTCGTGGAAGGCTACATGGACGCCATACGGCTTCACCTCGGCGGCTTCGGGGAAACCGCCGCCTCCCTTGGAACGGCCCTCACAGAAGACCAGGCGGCGCTCATCCGCAGGCTTGCGGACAGGTGCTGCATCTGCTACGACTCCGACCTCGCGGGGCAGGAGGCGGCCATGAGGGGGATGTACGTGCTCCAGAAGGCGGGGCTGGACGTTCGGGTCGTGGAGCTCCCAAGCGGAAAAGACCCCGACGATCTTCTCTCCCTTCCCGAGGGAAAGGATCTCTTCGGGAAGGCCCTCGAGTCCGCCAGGCCCCTGATTCTCCATCACGTATATCTTCGGGGGGAGATGCTCCGTTCCCCGGACAAGCGCCGCAAAGCCACGGACGAAATTCTCTCGGGGCTGGGCAGCCTGTCCCCGGTGGACGTTGCCCCCTACCTGCCGAGGGTCGCCTCCGCCATGGGCATTTTCCCCCATGAACTCAGCGGCCTCCTGGAGGACTACCGGAAAAAAGGAGGGAACCGGGAACCATCCGCCCCGGCGAAGGAAAAGCCCGCCCCGTCCGGAAAGGAAGACGAAGGAAACGAAGTGGAGGCCGCCGTCTGTGCCCTTCTGTGGAAGGACGACCATATCCGCAGGACCGCCGATGAAATGAAGATTCTTTCCCTTCTCGAGGACGAACGGTTCCAGACCGTGGCCGCCGCTCTTCTTTCCGCTCCGTCGAGGGAGGATGTGGAGTCCCGCTGGCATTCCCTCGGGGAGACCTTTCCCCTCCGGGCCATCGCCCGGGGAGGGGAGTGGTGCGAAGGCCTCGGGGAAGCCCGGGCGGCATGGGACGTGGTCCTGGACATTCTCGCCAGGAGGAAGGCCCGGCGGGAGTATGAGCACATTCGGGAAAAACTCTCCCGGGGAGAGGCGGGCAGGGAAGATCTCCTGCGGTTCCAGGAGGTGGCCCTGATCCTGAAGAGCAGTCCCAGGGAAAAGGGAAAATGA
- a CDS encoding RNA-binding S4 domain-containing protein, with protein sequence MRLDKYLKLARLVKRRTVAQEMVTLGAVRINGRQCKPAAVIRAGDVLDIAYPSRILTVEVLCDEENALKRCAPGGAYGIREERRADPAEKPW encoded by the coding sequence ATGAGACTGGACAAATATCTGAAACTTGCCCGCCTCGTCAAGAGGCGCACCGTAGCGCAGGAAATGGTCACCCTCGGAGCTGTGAGGATCAACGGCAGGCAGTGCAAGCCTGCTGCCGTGATCCGGGCCGGGGACGTTCTCGACATTGCCTACCCGTCGAGGATCCTGACCGTGGAGGTTCTCTGCGACGAAGAAAACGCGCTGAAGCGGTGTGCTCCCGGAGGGGCCTACGGCATCCGGGAGGAGCGGCGGGCGGACCCGGCGGAGAAACCGTGGTAG
- the eno gene encoding phosphopyruvate hydratase — protein sequence MSSIIGVHGREIIDSRGNPTVEVEVWLDSGASGRAAVPSGASTGTYEAVELRDGGPRYNGKGVLKAVNGVNEKIAPEIMGFDADDQAELDAALMELDGTPNKGELGANAILGVSLATARAAADDHDMPLWAWIGGLGPFSLPTPMMNVINGGAHADNNVDIQEFMIVPHGAETFAEALRMGVETYHSLKKTVNARGYSTAIGDEGGFAPDLKSNREAIDLILEAVEKAGYAPGKDVSLALDPAASEFFKDGKYHFAGENKVFSAEEMVDYWEELCRDYPILSIEDGMAEDDWSGWAVMTSRLGKKIQIVGDDLFVTNPEKLSRGIEEGVANAVLIKLNQIGTLSETLNVIALAKRYGYGTIISHRSGETDDSFISDLSVATGAGQIKTGAPARIDRVAKYNQLLRIAEDLERAPYARLSQFRGNPYR from the coding sequence ATGAGCAGTATTATTGGAGTGCACGGAAGAGAAATAATCGACTCCCGGGGAAACCCCACGGTGGAAGTGGAGGTCTGGCTTGACAGCGGAGCCTCGGGAAGGGCTGCCGTTCCCTCCGGTGCGTCCACCGGAACCTACGAGGCGGTGGAGCTTCGGGACGGCGGTCCCAGGTACAACGGCAAGGGGGTTCTGAAGGCCGTGAACGGGGTCAACGAGAAGATCGCCCCCGAGATCATGGGCTTTGACGCCGATGACCAGGCGGAACTCGATGCGGCGCTCATGGAGCTTGACGGAACGCCGAACAAGGGCGAACTCGGCGCCAACGCCATTCTCGGCGTGTCCCTCGCGACAGCCAGGGCGGCGGCGGATGACCACGACATGCCCCTGTGGGCATGGATCGGCGGCCTCGGGCCCTTCTCCCTCCCCACGCCCATGATGAACGTGATCAACGGCGGAGCCCACGCTGACAACAACGTGGACATCCAGGAGTTCATGATCGTCCCCCACGGGGCCGAGACCTTTGCCGAGGCCCTCCGCATGGGGGTGGAGACCTACCATTCCCTGAAGAAGACGGTAAACGCCAGGGGCTACAGCACCGCCATCGGCGACGAGGGCGGATTCGCCCCCGATCTGAAGAGCAACCGGGAGGCCATCGACCTCATCCTCGAGGCGGTGGAGAAGGCCGGGTACGCCCCCGGCAAGGACGTGAGCCTGGCCCTCGACCCCGCCGCCTCCGAGTTCTTCAAGGATGGCAAGTACCATTTCGCCGGAGAGAACAAGGTGTTCTCCGCAGAGGAGATGGTGGATTACTGGGAGGAACTCTGCCGGGACTATCCCATCCTCTCCATCGAGGACGGAATGGCGGAGGACGACTGGTCCGGATGGGCCGTCATGACCTCCAGGCTCGGGAAGAAGATTCAGATCGTCGGCGACGACCTGTTCGTCACCAACCCCGAAAAGCTCTCCAGGGGCATTGAGGAAGGGGTCGCCAACGCGGTTCTCATCAAGCTGAACCAGATCGGCACTCTCTCCGAGACACTCAACGTCATCGCCCTCGCCAAGCGGTACGGATACGGCACCATCATCTCCCACCGCTCCGGCGAGACGGACGACTCCTTCATCAGTGACCTTTCCGTCGCCACCGGTGCAGGCCAGATCAAGACAGGAGCCCCGGCGCGGATCGACAGGGTCGCCAAGTACAACCAGCTCCTGCGCATTGCCGAAGACCTGGAGCGGGCGCCCTATGCCCGGCTTTCCCAGTTCCGGGGTAACCCCTACAGATAA
- a CDS encoding RidA family protein — MKKIISTTAAPAAVGPYSQAVRAGNFLFCSGQIPIDPATGNFVEGGVEQQAEQVLKNVRAVLEGAGYTLSDVIKATVFATSMGDFAVVNGVYARHFDKEPPARSFVEVSALPKGALVEIEVVAWKE; from the coding sequence ATGAAAAAAATCATTTCCACCACGGCGGCCCCGGCGGCCGTCGGACCCTACAGTCAGGCTGTAAGGGCAGGGAATTTTCTTTTCTGCTCGGGACAGATTCCCATCGATCCCGCCACGGGGAATTTTGTTGAGGGCGGCGTGGAGCAGCAGGCGGAGCAGGTCCTTAAGAATGTCAGGGCGGTTCTCGAGGGGGCCGGCTACACCCTTTCCGACGTGATCAAGGCCACCGTTTTCGCAACAAGCATGGGCGATTTTGCCGTGGTCAACGGCGTATACGCACGACACTTCGACAAGGAGCCGCCCGCGAGGTCCTTCGTGGAAGTCAGCGCCCTTCCCAAGGGCGCCCTCGTGGAAATAGAAGTCGTCGCCTGGAAGGAATAG
- a CDS encoding redox-sensing transcriptional repressor Rex, whose translation MKIAEPTVERLVQYHRLLEQLVAEGQKVVSSQEMGEMLSFKASQVRKDLSYFGEIGKRGVGYHVDRLHKHISRILASPRKWSIGLVGVGKLGEALLGYQAFQNDKFHIRALFDVDTDKIGTEIQGILCYSVDDITEIVREKEIEVLILTVPGGAAQHVADRAVQAGTVKGILNFAPVSLSVPENVLLAAVDISVELEKLLFFLKHKEE comes from the coding sequence ATGAAGATAGCTGAACCCACAGTTGAACGGCTTGTACAGTATCACCGCCTGCTGGAGCAGCTTGTCGCCGAAGGGCAGAAAGTGGTCTCCTCCCAGGAAATGGGGGAGATGCTGTCCTTCAAGGCCAGCCAGGTGAGAAAGGATCTCTCCTATTTCGGAGAGATCGGCAAAAGAGGCGTCGGCTACCACGTTGACCGTCTCCATAAGCATATCAGCCGCATTCTGGCCTCACCCAGGAAATGGTCCATCGGGCTCGTCGGAGTGGGAAAGCTCGGAGAAGCGCTGCTGGGATACCAGGCCTTCCAGAACGACAAATTTCACATCAGGGCTCTTTTCGACGTGGACACGGACAAGATCGGTACGGAAATCCAGGGCATTCTCTGCTATTCCGTGGATGACATCACGGAAATCGTCCGGGAGAAGGAGATAGAGGTTCTGATTCTCACCGTTCCCGGCGGAGCGGCGCAGCATGTGGCCGACAGGGCGGTCCAGGCGGGAACGGTGAAGGGAATCCTCAACTTTGCCCCGGTGTCCCTTTCAGTCCCGGAGAATGTGCTTCTCGCGGCGGTGGATATTTCGGTGGAGCTCGAGAAGCTGCTTTTCTTTCTCAAGCACAAAGAGGAGTAG
- the yajC gene encoding preprotein translocase subunit YajC, with protein MDQQCGQAAGGAGGQGSLMGMLFPLAIFVVIFYFFIIRPQKKRQRTQDELLASLSRGDQIVTIGGFFATIREVKDDSIVVEIADGVKVRILKSAVATKRAAAAPQQKESAPREDAGKTEEEKN; from the coding sequence ATGGATCAGCAGTGCGGACAGGCAGCAGGAGGAGCTGGAGGACAGGGCAGTCTTATGGGAATGCTTTTCCCCCTCGCGATATTCGTCGTTATCTTCTACTTTTTCATCATCAGGCCCCAGAAGAAGCGGCAGAGAACTCAGGATGAACTTCTCGCGTCCCTTTCCAGGGGAGATCAGATCGTGACCATCGGCGGATTCTTCGCCACCATAAGGGAAGTCAAGGATGACAGCATCGTTGTGGAAATAGCAGACGGAGTGAAAGTCCGTATACTGAAGTCAGCAGTGGCCACCAAGCGCGCGGCCGCCGCCCCCCAGCAGAAGGAATCCGCCCCCAGGGAGGATGCAGGCAAAACGGAAGAGGAGAAAAACTGA
- the secD gene encoding protein translocase subunit SecD has protein sequence MLRRDRWRLGLVAIVVVAALVTVFPISGKINLGLDLKGGAHIVLQAKESEDSKVTEDSIERLLAVLRNRVDQYGVAEPVIQREGRDRVIVDLPGIQDPDAALELIGKTAELEFRSVVEATATVPPGPQRPNYDSDEEFRRAETRWNEARSQIEAGRETLAKRSGEIAGSRVSRDDEGRYYLLGPVLVGGKDLVDAKTQYDNLGRAVVALTFSSEGAKLFDRATADNVGRQIAIVLDGVVISAPVVQERITGGNAQISGRFSPAEASRLSIMLRAGALPIAVEVIENRSVGPSLGEDSINSGIRAGLIGASLVFLFMLLYYRTLGIAADAALAVAILLIFAGLISLKATLTLPGIAGIVLTIGMAVDGNVLIYERMKEETRAGKTPLAAIDAGFKKALATILDSNITTLIAAAVLFYFGSGPVRGFAVTLSIGIVASVFCNVLVTRALLQHFMGGRGAAGSMLHRS, from the coding sequence ATGCTCAGAAGAGACCGCTGGCGGCTCGGTTTAGTCGCCATCGTGGTTGTTGCGGCTCTCGTGACGGTGTTTCCCATCTCGGGAAAGATCAACCTAGGGCTTGACCTGAAGGGCGGCGCACACATCGTCCTTCAGGCGAAGGAATCTGAAGACAGCAAGGTGACGGAGGACAGCATCGAAAGGCTGCTCGCCGTCCTGCGGAACAGGGTTGACCAGTACGGCGTGGCCGAACCGGTCATCCAGAGGGAAGGCCGGGATAGGGTCATCGTTGACCTTCCCGGAATTCAGGATCCCGATGCGGCTCTCGAACTCATAGGCAAGACCGCCGAACTTGAGTTCCGGTCTGTTGTCGAGGCCACCGCCACCGTTCCCCCCGGCCCCCAGAGGCCGAACTACGACAGTGACGAGGAGTTCAGGCGGGCGGAGACCCGGTGGAACGAAGCCAGGTCCCAGATTGAGGCGGGCAGGGAAACCCTCGCCAAACGGAGCGGGGAAATCGCCGGGTCCAGGGTGTCCAGGGACGACGAAGGCCGGTACTATCTCCTCGGGCCGGTGCTGGTGGGCGGAAAGGACCTCGTGGACGCCAAAACCCAGTACGACAACCTTGGCCGGGCGGTGGTGGCCCTCACGTTCAGCTCCGAAGGGGCCAAGCTCTTTGACAGGGCAACGGCTGACAACGTGGGACGGCAGATTGCCATTGTCCTTGACGGAGTGGTCATATCCGCTCCCGTAGTCCAGGAGAGGATCACCGGCGGAAATGCCCAGATTTCGGGACGGTTCAGCCCCGCGGAGGCAAGCCGGCTTTCCATCATGCTCCGGGCCGGCGCGCTCCCCATCGCCGTCGAAGTCATAGAGAACAGGTCGGTGGGGCCGAGCCTCGGCGAGGACTCCATCAACTCGGGAATCCGCGCCGGCCTGATCGGCGCCTCCCTTGTGTTCCTCTTCATGCTGCTCTACTACAGGACGCTCGGCATTGCCGCCGACGCGGCCCTCGCAGTGGCTATACTCCTCATCTTCGCGGGCCTCATCTCCCTCAAGGCGACTCTCACCCTTCCCGGAATCGCTGGTATCGTTCTTACCATCGGTATGGCCGTGGACGGTAACGTGCTCATCTATGAACGGATGAAGGAGGAGACACGTGCTGGGAAAACGCCCCTGGCGGCCATCGACGCCGGCTTCAAGAAGGCCCTCGCTACGATCCTTGACTCGAACATCACCACGCTCATTGCGGCGGCCGTGCTGTTCTACTTCGGCAGCGGACCTGTCCGCGGTTTTGCGGTGACCCTCAGCATCGGCATCGTGGCGAGCGTTTTCTGTAACGTACTCGTCACCAGGGCGCTCCTCCAGCACTTCATGGGAGGACGGGGTGCGGCCGGTTCCATGCTGCACCGCTCCTGA
- the secF gene encoding protein translocase subunit SecF: protein MRTFFIDFMKHRKAALMLSLLCIAASLGLIFVKGLNLGIDFTGGNVVQVEFTQPTAIEDIRQVLASVGQGGSVIQSYSDRGVIIRISANEEEARRQTVESLRSKFPGMQVIRLEKVGPVVGEELRQEAFIALILALAGILAYITVRFQFRFAVVSVAALLHDAVITLGMFSLTGMEISSSFIAAILTIVGYSLNDTIVVLDRVRENWKNLRSAGIVELLNSSINQTLSRTINTSVTTLLPVIALYLWGGEVLRSFSFALLVGILVGTYSSIFIASGLLAEWWNKVPQKG from the coding sequence ATGAGAACTTTTTTCATCGACTTCATGAAACACAGGAAGGCAGCCCTGATGCTCAGCCTTCTTTGCATCGCGGCGAGCCTCGGGCTCATTTTCGTCAAGGGACTGAACCTCGGCATCGACTTTACCGGGGGGAACGTGGTGCAGGTAGAATTCACACAGCCCACGGCCATCGAGGACATCCGGCAGGTTCTGGCCTCCGTCGGCCAGGGAGGTTCCGTCATCCAGTCCTACAGCGATCGGGGGGTCATCATCCGGATCAGCGCCAATGAAGAAGAGGCGCGCAGGCAGACCGTGGAGTCCCTGCGGTCGAAATTTCCGGGCATGCAGGTCATCCGGCTCGAAAAGGTCGGCCCGGTAGTGGGAGAAGAACTGCGGCAGGAGGCTTTTATCGCCCTGATCCTCGCCCTGGCGGGCATTCTCGCTTACATAACCGTCCGGTTCCAGTTCCGCTTTGCCGTGGTGAGCGTCGCGGCCCTTCTTCACGACGCCGTCATCACCCTGGGGATGTTCAGCCTCACGGGCATGGAGATTTCCTCGTCCTTCATCGCGGCAATTCTCACCATCGTGGGATATTCGCTGAACGACACCATCGTCGTCCTCGACCGCGTCAGGGAGAACTGGAAAAATCTCAGGAGCGCGGGGATAGTGGAACTGCTTAATTCATCCATCAACCAGACCCTTTCCAGGACCATCAACACGTCCGTCACAACCCTGCTTCCCGTCATTGCCCTCTATCTGTGGGGCGGAGAGGTGCTCAGGAGCTTCTCCTTTGCCCTGCTGGTGGGAATCCTGGTGGGTACCTACAGCTCCATTTTCATCGCCTCCGGCCTCCTGGCGGAGTGGTGGAACAAGGTGCCCCAGAAGGGCTGA
- a CDS encoding DUF5752 family protein, translating to MNTTGASGPFRFMECSLLPVSTGLRAQTLRELRSAVPEIPDSSLYYHFWGRMLRPHIAESEFNNDFASWADGGLGDTELAEALSAINPVKCKDLGELRSILEDILESRIDQGDFVTWKKADREFYFIACKKFMFDTGKVTSSLEDFPVAVKTASRQSFFHHFLDGRRRSPEGKDDFTLWLEQFGDTTLEVRRLLGRVDSYLFSLGELKGQIVSILEKGFRKGGKK from the coding sequence ATGAACACTACAGGAGCCAGCGGCCCCTTCAGATTTATGGAATGCTCTCTTCTGCCCGTGAGTACGGGCCTTCGGGCACAGACTCTCAGAGAACTCCGTTCCGCCGTCCCCGAAATTCCTGACAGTTCCCTCTACTACCATTTCTGGGGCAGAATGCTCCGCCCCCATATCGCCGAATCGGAGTTCAACAACGATTTCGCCTCGTGGGCCGATGGAGGGCTCGGAGACACTGAACTCGCGGAAGCCCTCAGCGCCATCAATCCTGTGAAATGCAAGGATCTCGGGGAACTGCGTTCTATCCTTGAGGATATCCTCGAGTCCCGCATCGACCAGGGGGATTTTGTGACCTGGAAGAAGGCGGACAGGGAATTCTATTTCATTGCCTGCAAAAAGTTCATGTTCGATACGGGGAAGGTTACCTCTTCATTGGAAGATTTTCCCGTGGCGGTCAAAACGGCCAGTCGGCAGAGTTTTTTCCATCACTTCCTCGACGGCCGCCGCCGTTCGCCGGAGGGAAAGGACGACTTTACCCTGTGGCTCGAACAGTTCGGCGACACAACCTTGGAAGTGAGACGGCTTCTCGGCAGGGTGGATTCCTATCTCTTCTCCCTCGGTGAACTGAAGGGGCAGATCGTCTCCATCCTCGAGAAGGGGTTCCGGAAGGGAGGGAAGAAATGA